In one window of Micromonospora cathayae DNA:
- a CDS encoding cobalamin B12-binding domain-containing protein, whose protein sequence is MTGTPADEVSGTPSGTPADEASGAAGGAAGDGAVAVDAYLDCLDRVDADAATRLVLGLLDAGWSVADVLVDLVAEAQREIGRRWLTGRWSVAQEHAATHVSEQVVAAVARRIPVAGHRGHVVLACVEGEWHALAARIVAEVVRAGGWRVTFLGASVPPRHLVTYLHQTGPDAVLLSCVQPNRLTRAARMIEMCRSADVPVVAGGPGFGPDGRWAAAVGAMAWGASARDAVDLLERRFELASADAPAPPPGDEHVAVLRRRREVVQAVDLALAPGEDESELLAATVAQVLESLAASIRVGDPELVAEFVRWQRQTFAARRPLHDALLAACAAALTEHPQATRYLELARRTD, encoded by the coding sequence GTGACCGGTACCCCCGCCGACGAGGTGAGCGGCACACCCAGCGGCACCCCCGCCGACGAGGCGAGCGGGGCAGCGGGCGGAGCGGCGGGTGACGGGGCGGTCGCCGTCGACGCGTACCTGGACTGCCTGGACCGGGTGGATGCCGACGCCGCCACCCGGCTGGTCCTGGGCCTGCTGGATGCCGGCTGGTCGGTGGCGGACGTCCTGGTCGACCTGGTCGCGGAGGCCCAGCGGGAGATCGGCCGCCGCTGGCTGACCGGGCGGTGGAGCGTGGCCCAGGAGCATGCCGCGACACACGTCAGCGAGCAGGTGGTGGCCGCGGTGGCCCGGCGGATCCCGGTCGCCGGGCACCGCGGGCACGTGGTGCTGGCCTGCGTCGAGGGCGAATGGCACGCGCTGGCCGCGCGGATCGTGGCCGAGGTGGTCCGGGCCGGCGGTTGGCGGGTGACCTTCCTCGGTGCCAGCGTGCCGCCCCGGCACCTGGTCACCTACCTGCACCAGACCGGGCCGGACGCGGTGCTGCTGAGCTGCGTGCAGCCGAACCGGCTGACCCGGGCCGCCCGGATGATCGAGATGTGCCGGTCCGCCGACGTACCGGTGGTGGCCGGCGGCCCCGGGTTCGGGCCGGACGGCCGGTGGGCGGCGGCGGTGGGCGCGATGGCCTGGGGAGCGTCCGCCCGGGACGCCGTCGACCTGCTGGAGCGGCGGTTCGAGCTAGCCTCGGCCGACGCGCCGGCACCGCCACCCGGCGACGAGCACGTCGCGGTGCTGCGCCGCCGACGCGAGGTGGTGCAGGCCGTCGACCTGGCCCTGGCCCCCGGCGAGGACGAGTCCGAGCTGCTCGCCGCCACCGTCGCCCAGGTGCTGGAGTCCCTCGCCGCGTCGATCCGGGTCGGCGATCCGGAGCTGGTCGCCGAGTTCGTCCGGTGGCAGCGGCAGACCTTCGCCGCCCGTCGGCCGTTGCACGACGCGCTGCTGGCCGCCTGTGCCGCCGCCCTCACCGAGCATCCCCAGGCCACCCGTTACCTGGAGCTGGCCCGCCGTACCGACTGA
- a CDS encoding VWA domain-containing protein — MRTGIRGAGAVASATALVVVVAGAWFGYQRLAEPACSGQVELTVAAAPEIAPAVQAAAGQWVADGAAVGGTCITVNVAAQDPVEVAAAVAGKHGVTLAGVGQASGTAITPDVWVPDSSTWLLRLKNSGATAFEPGNGESIARSPVVVAMPEPVATRLGWPQQKLTWSNLLQQVNTGTNLRTGIVEPTRDAAGLAGLLSMTAAASAGGGDVQQARTGALRALATGRSALRQDLLARFPRSTDPATVAGALGAAALSEEDVIAYNGTKPPVPLAALYLEPAPMPLDYPYAVLPGIEPAKASAANVLFEALTTAAFRDRLADQALRAPDGSAGAGFQAPQGAPAGGMASAPAGGGTAAGGLDPNTIEAAVSSWSIATQSGRMLCVIDVSGSMKQPVPTADNASRAQVTVAAASRGLGLFDDSWAIGLWTFSTRLVGSRDYRELVPIGPVSTQRGRLEAALGTVRPSSGDTGLYDTVLAAYRTVQDDWEPGRVNSVVLFTDGKNEDDDGISQRALLDELTRIADPDRPVQVVIIGIGTDVSRAELEAITKVTGGGVFVTEDPTRIGDIFLKAIALRPNAPR, encoded by the coding sequence ATGCGTACGGGTATCCGCGGAGCAGGCGCCGTCGCCTCAGCGACGGCGCTTGTTGTCGTCGTCGCCGGGGCGTGGTTCGGCTACCAGCGGCTGGCCGAGCCGGCCTGCTCGGGGCAGGTCGAGCTGACGGTGGCGGCGGCACCGGAGATCGCCCCGGCGGTGCAGGCGGCGGCCGGGCAGTGGGTGGCCGACGGGGCGGCGGTCGGCGGCACCTGCATCACGGTGAACGTCGCCGCCCAGGACCCGGTCGAGGTGGCCGCGGCGGTCGCCGGCAAGCACGGCGTCACCCTCGCCGGGGTGGGGCAGGCCAGCGGTACGGCGATCACGCCGGACGTCTGGGTGCCGGACTCCTCCACCTGGCTGCTGCGGCTGAAGAACAGCGGGGCGACCGCCTTCGAGCCCGGCAACGGCGAGTCGATCGCCCGTAGCCCGGTCGTGGTCGCCATGCCGGAGCCGGTCGCCACCCGGCTCGGCTGGCCGCAGCAGAAACTGACCTGGTCGAACCTGTTGCAGCAGGTGAACACCGGGACGAACCTGCGGACCGGGATCGTGGAGCCGACCCGGGACGCCGCCGGGCTGGCCGGGCTGCTGTCGATGACCGCGGCGGCCAGCGCGGGCGGGGGCGACGTCCAGCAGGCCAGGACGGGCGCGTTGCGGGCGCTGGCGACCGGGCGCTCCGCGCTCCGACAGGACCTGCTGGCCCGGTTCCCGCGCTCCACCGACCCGGCGACGGTGGCGGGCGCGCTCGGTGCCGCCGCCCTCTCCGAGGAGGACGTGATCGCGTACAACGGCACCAAACCGCCGGTGCCGCTGGCCGCGCTCTACCTGGAACCCGCACCGATGCCGCTGGACTACCCGTACGCGGTGCTGCCGGGGATCGAGCCGGCCAAGGCGTCCGCCGCGAACGTGTTGTTCGAGGCGCTCACCACGGCGGCCTTCCGGGACCGGCTGGCCGACCAGGCCCTGCGTGCCCCGGACGGCAGCGCCGGGGCCGGGTTCCAGGCTCCGCAGGGCGCGCCGGCCGGGGGCATGGCCTCCGCTCCGGCCGGCGGTGGCACCGCCGCGGGCGGGCTCGACCCGAACACGATCGAGGCCGCCGTGTCGAGCTGGTCGATCGCCACCCAGTCGGGTCGGATGCTCTGCGTCATCGACGTGTCCGGTTCGATGAAGCAGCCGGTGCCGACCGCCGACAACGCCTCCCGGGCGCAGGTGACGGTCGCGGCGGCGAGCCGCGGTCTGGGCCTGTTCGACGACTCCTGGGCGATCGGGCTGTGGACCTTCTCCACCCGGCTGGTCGGCAGCCGGGACTACCGGGAGCTGGTCCCGATCGGCCCGGTCTCCACCCAGCGCGGCCGGTTGGAGGCGGCGCTCGGCACGGTCCGGCCGAGCAGCGGCGACACCGGCCTGTACGACACGGTGCTGGCCGCCTACCGGACGGTGCAGGACGACTGGGAGCCCGGTCGGGTGAACTCGGTCGTGCTCTTCACCGACGGCAAGAACGAGGACGACGACGGGATCAGCCAGCGGGCCCTGCTCGACGAGCTGACCAGGATCGCCGACCCGGACCGTCCCGTCCAGGTCGTGATCATCGGGATCGGTACGGACGTCAGCCGTGCCGAGCTGGAGGCGATCACCAAGGTCACCGGGGGCGGGGTCTTCGTCACCGAGGACCCGACCAGGATCGGCGACATCTTCCTGAAGGCGATCGCACTGCGGCCGAACGCGCCGCGCTGA
- a CDS encoding ROK family transcriptional regulator has translation MSSTTNPTPVGAVRQASLREINLALLLGRIAAAPRPPSRADLAADTGLTRATVSAVVDDLIGGGLVTEVEPTPRAGAGRPARGLLLAGHGPAGLGLEINVDYLAACVLDLAGAVRHRTVHRVDLRLTSPAETLARTAELAARARADADDQGLTLAGVALAVPGLVGAGGVVRLAPNLGWREVDVPALLPPLTETIPGLPPLVVDNEANLAALGELHTGHATATDFLYISGEVGIGAGIVLDGALYRGGRGWSGEIGHLPVHPEGRPCRCGGRGCLEQYAGQEAIIAAAGLAGENLPADAARLARLATDGDPATCAALAGAGTALGVAVAGVVNLLDLDTVVLGGGYAPLAPWLSPPVAAEVSRRVLTAAWAPVTIRPAVLGADAAAVGAAGSVVRRIIAQPNAWLAR, from the coding sequence GTGAGCAGCACCACCAATCCGACCCCGGTCGGGGCGGTCCGCCAGGCCAGCCTCCGCGAGATCAACCTCGCCCTGCTGCTCGGCCGGATCGCCGCCGCACCCCGCCCGCCGTCCCGGGCCGACCTGGCCGCCGACACCGGGCTGACCAGGGCGACCGTCTCCGCCGTCGTCGACGACCTGATCGGCGGCGGGCTGGTCACCGAGGTCGAGCCGACCCCCCGGGCGGGTGCCGGCCGGCCGGCCCGGGGCCTGCTGCTCGCCGGGCACGGCCCGGCCGGTCTCGGCCTGGAGATCAACGTCGACTACCTGGCGGCCTGCGTGCTCGACCTGGCCGGGGCGGTCCGGCACCGCACCGTGCACCGGGTCGACCTGCGCCTCACCTCCCCCGCCGAGACCCTCGCCCGGACCGCCGAACTGGCCGCCCGCGCCCGCGCCGACGCCGACGACCAGGGGCTCACCCTGGCCGGGGTGGCGCTCGCCGTCCCCGGCCTGGTCGGCGCGGGCGGCGTGGTCCGGCTCGCCCCCAACCTCGGCTGGCGGGAGGTGGACGTGCCGGCCCTGCTCCCCCCGCTGACCGAGACGATCCCCGGGTTGCCCCCGCTGGTGGTCGACAACGAGGCCAACCTGGCCGCGCTGGGCGAACTGCACACCGGCCACGCCACGGCCACCGACTTCCTCTACATCTCCGGCGAGGTCGGCATCGGCGCCGGAATCGTCCTCGACGGCGCCCTGTACCGGGGCGGACGCGGCTGGAGCGGCGAGATCGGCCACCTTCCCGTCCACCCCGAGGGACGCCCCTGCCGGTGCGGCGGGCGCGGCTGCCTGGAGCAGTACGCCGGCCAGGAGGCGATCATCGCCGCCGCCGGACTGGCCGGCGAGAACCTGCCCGCCGACGCCGCCCGGCTGGCCCGGCTGGCGACCGACGGCGACCCGGCCACCTGTGCCGCGCTGGCCGGGGCCGGCACGGCGCTCGGCGTCGCGGTCGCCGGGGTGGTCAACCTGCTGGACCTGGACACCGTGGTGCTCGGGGGCGGGTACGCGCCGCTCGCGCCGTGGCTGAGTCCACCGGTGGCCGCCGAGGTCTCCCGCCGGGTGCTCACCGCCGCCTGGGCTCCGGTCACCATCCGGCCGGCGGTGCTCGGCGCGGACGCCGCCGCCGTGGGGGCGGCCGGCTCGGTGGTCCGTCGGATCATCGCCCAGCCCAACGCCTGGCTGGCCCGGTAG
- a CDS encoding PP2C family protein-serine/threonine phosphatase, protein MSEPVTRARRTLTDAPTDLLLDRIATELATSYGITDTELFQVDYRLSVLLPLHDGEPLTGPGHPAWRCFDHQEPIVAAGTGYFPVGMRGERRGVLRVAPVPDDPTVLAELAEIATVLGHELAAVSAGTDVYRTARRSRRLTLAAEMQWELLPGRSRVRPSFSLAGQLEPAYAVRGDSFDWSDDGTRLWLSVVNGMGEGVAASMLTSLAVHALRNARRAGLPLADQAALADQAIHAVYHGDQYVSTLLLELDLREGTLDVVDAGSPRLVLLRDGEVREHPLEPQFPLGMFEATEYRPQQLRLHRDDRLFVVSDGVIDATGQDIRYGDSALDRFLRRTGPMAPLDAVRSLIGDLRAFVAGDLIDDAVVVCLDWTGPQP, encoded by the coding sequence ATGAGCGAGCCGGTCACCCGGGCCCGCCGGACCCTGACCGATGCGCCGACCGACCTCCTCCTGGACCGGATCGCCACCGAGCTGGCCACGTCGTACGGCATCACCGACACCGAGCTGTTCCAGGTCGACTACCGGCTGTCGGTGCTGCTGCCGCTGCACGACGGGGAGCCGCTGACCGGCCCCGGCCACCCGGCCTGGCGGTGCTTCGACCACCAGGAGCCCATCGTCGCCGCCGGGACCGGGTACTTCCCGGTCGGGATGCGGGGCGAGCGGCGCGGCGTGCTCCGGGTGGCCCCGGTGCCCGACGACCCCACGGTGCTCGCGGAGCTCGCCGAGATCGCCACCGTGCTCGGGCACGAGCTGGCCGCCGTGTCGGCCGGTACCGACGTCTACCGGACGGCCCGACGCAGCCGCCGGCTCACCCTGGCCGCCGAGATGCAGTGGGAGCTGCTGCCCGGCCGCAGCCGGGTCCGTCCCTCGTTCAGCCTGGCCGGGCAGCTCGAACCGGCCTACGCGGTACGCGGCGACAGCTTCGACTGGTCCGACGACGGGACCCGGCTGTGGCTGTCGGTGGTCAACGGGATGGGTGAGGGGGTCGCCGCCTCGATGCTCACCTCGCTGGCCGTGCACGCGCTGCGCAACGCCCGGCGGGCCGGGCTGCCCCTCGCCGACCAGGCGGCCCTGGCCGACCAGGCGATCCACGCGGTGTACCACGGTGACCAGTACGTCTCGACGCTGCTGCTGGAGCTGGACCTGCGGGAGGGGACGCTGGACGTGGTCGACGCCGGCTCGCCCCGGCTGGTGCTGCTGCGCGACGGTGAGGTCCGCGAGCATCCCCTGGAGCCGCAGTTCCCGCTGGGCATGTTCGAGGCGACCGAGTACCGGCCCCAGCAGCTGCGGTTGCACCGCGACGACCGGCTCTTCGTGGTCAGCGACGGGGTGATCGACGCCACCGGCCAGGACATCCGGTACGGCGACAGCGCCCTGGACCGGTTCCTGCGCCGGACCGGGCCGATGGCCCCGCTGGACGCGGTCCGGTCGCTCATCGGCGACCTGCGCGCCTTCGTGGCCGGAGACCTGATCGACGACGCGGTCGTGGTCTGCCTGGACTGGACCGGCCCGCAGCCCTGA
- a CDS encoding MarR family winged helix-turn-helix transcriptional regulator translates to MAAALDDAAAALLSVWEEARERTTNRLSAAQLRAVMAVEEHDGINLRRLSGLLGMLLSSASRLCDRLVAAGMLEREPGRFDRREISLHLTPEAARLLAELRADRRARLAEILAGMSPAGREALLRGVGEFDEVARRLPPPTLEPDEPAGPPGREPSPRWYAEPDATGSARRREPLPEPRRAGEPRPVEAPGPEAGRGRAALTAVPPAVPGPPPPIARPA, encoded by the coding sequence ATGGCTGCCGCCCTCGACGACGCGGCGGCCGCCCTGCTGTCCGTGTGGGAGGAGGCCCGGGAGCGGACCACGAACCGGCTCTCGGCCGCCCAGTTGCGGGCGGTCATGGCCGTGGAGGAGCACGACGGGATCAACCTGCGGCGGCTCTCCGGTCTGCTCGGCATGCTGCTCTCCTCGGCGAGTCGGCTCTGTGACCGGCTGGTCGCGGCCGGCATGCTGGAACGGGAGCCCGGCCGCTTCGACCGTCGGGAGATCTCGCTGCACCTGACCCCGGAGGCGGCCCGCCTGCTGGCCGAGCTGCGGGCCGACCGACGGGCCCGGCTGGCCGAGATCCTCGCGGGGATGAGCCCGGCCGGGCGGGAGGCGCTGTTGCGTGGCGTCGGCGAGTTCGACGAGGTGGCCCGTCGGCTGCCGCCCCCGACGCTGGAACCGGACGAGCCGGCGGGACCGCCCGGCCGGGAGCCGTCGCCGCGCTGGTACGCCGAACCGGACGCCACCGGGTCCGCCCGCCGCCGGGAGCCCCTGCCCGAGCCGCGCCGCGCCGGTGAACCGCGGCCGGTCGAGGCACCCGGACCGGAGGCCGGACGGGGACGCGCGGCGCTGACGGCCGTCCCGCCGGCGGTGCCCGGCCCGCCGCCCCCCATCGCCCGCCCCGCCTGA
- the xylA gene encoding xylose isomerase produces MAPRPTPADKFSFGLWTVGWQGRDPFGEASRPELDAVEAVHRLAELGAYGITFHDDDLIPFGADAATRDHHIARFRKALADTGLVVPMVTTNLFTHPIFKDGGFTSNDRQVRRFALRKVLRNVDLAAELGAKTFVMWGGREGGEYDVAKDVRAALDRYREAVDLLTQYVIDQGYDLRFALEPKPNEPRGDILLPTVGHALAFISTLEHSELVGLNPEVGHEQMAGLNFVHAIAQALWHGKLFHMDLNGQRGVKYDQDLVFGHGDLLNSFALVDLLEHGGITGAPGYDGPRHFDYKPSRTEDSTGVWASAEANMATYLLLKERAAAFRADPEVIEALETSKVTELAVPTLGDGETTADLLADRSAFEDLDVDAVTARGFGFVRLNQLAVEHLLGAR; encoded by the coding sequence ATGGCACCCCGTCCCACTCCCGCCGACAAGTTCTCCTTCGGGCTCTGGACGGTGGGCTGGCAGGGCCGCGACCCGTTCGGCGAGGCCAGCCGGCCCGAACTGGACGCCGTCGAGGCCGTGCACCGGCTCGCCGAGCTCGGCGCGTACGGGATCACCTTCCACGACGACGACCTGATCCCGTTCGGCGCGGACGCCGCCACCCGGGACCACCACATCGCCCGGTTCCGCAAGGCGCTCGCCGACACCGGCCTGGTGGTGCCGATGGTCACCACCAACCTGTTCACCCACCCGATCTTCAAGGACGGCGGGTTCACCAGCAACGACCGGCAGGTCCGCCGGTTCGCGCTGCGCAAGGTGCTGCGCAACGTCGACCTCGCCGCCGAACTGGGCGCGAAGACCTTCGTCATGTGGGGCGGCCGGGAGGGCGGCGAGTACGACGTCGCCAAGGACGTCCGGGCCGCGCTGGACCGCTACCGGGAGGCCGTCGACCTGCTCACCCAGTACGTCATCGACCAGGGGTACGACCTGCGCTTCGCCCTGGAGCCCAAGCCGAACGAGCCGCGCGGCGACATCCTGCTGCCCACCGTCGGGCACGCGCTCGCGTTCATCTCCACTCTCGAGCACTCCGAGCTGGTCGGCCTCAACCCGGAGGTCGGGCACGAGCAGATGGCCGGGCTGAACTTCGTGCACGCCATCGCCCAGGCGCTCTGGCACGGCAAGCTGTTCCACATGGACCTCAACGGCCAGCGTGGCGTCAAGTACGACCAGGACCTGGTCTTCGGCCACGGTGACCTGCTCAACTCGTTCGCCCTGGTCGACCTGCTGGAGCACGGCGGCATCACCGGCGCGCCCGGCTACGACGGCCCCCGGCACTTCGACTACAAGCCGTCCCGCACCGAGGACAGCACCGGCGTGTGGGCCTCGGCCGAGGCCAACATGGCCACCTACCTGCTGCTCAAGGAGCGGGCGGCGGCGTTCCGGGCCGACCCGGAGGTGATCGAGGCCCTGGAGACCAGCAAGGTCACCGAACTGGCCGTACCCACCCTCGGCGACGGCGAGACCACCGCCGACCTGCTCGCCGACCGGTCCGCCTTCGAGGACCTGGACGTCGACGCGGTGACCGCCCGGGGCTTCGGCTTCGTCCGGCTCAACCAGCTCGCCGTCGAGCACCTGCTCGGCGCCCGCTGA
- a CDS encoding sugar transferase: MTSALLTPASTSSTSTAPRPARTVRADERAYIHTLVVLDTAILAVAVLVGYVTRFGDHEPRGSEVPYVLVAPGLVIAWLLSLRMLRCYDDRVLGYGADEYRRVTSASLRLAATIAITGYIADVGVSRGFLAITLAVGTLGLLVTRFAARKRLHLARCKGGGWSRRVLAVGDTPHVLELVHTLRREPYAGYQVVGACIPDALLAPVPQRLGDVPVVGSFRGIPEAAEAIGADTVAITTSSELTATRLRRLGWQLEGTGIDLVLAPALTDVAGPRIHTRPVAGLPLIHVEAPEFRGARKLIKGLVDRSLSLLALALLAPVLALIALAIRLDNPGPVLFRQVRVGQGGQEFGVFKFRTMVVDADAMLAELTARNESDGLLFKMRDDPRVTRVGRLLRKWSLDELPQLANVLIGHMSLVGPRPPLPSEVARYDGDVARRLLVKPGMTGLWQVSGRSDLSWEDGIRLDLYYVENWSLAADLTILWKTFGAVVRSRGAY; this comes from the coding sequence TTGACCTCGGCGCTGTTGACCCCTGCCTCGACGTCGTCCACGTCCACCGCGCCGCGCCCGGCGCGGACGGTCCGGGCCGACGAACGGGCCTACATCCACACCCTGGTGGTGCTGGACACCGCCATCCTCGCCGTGGCCGTGCTGGTCGGCTACGTGACCCGCTTCGGCGACCACGAGCCGCGCGGCTCCGAGGTGCCCTACGTGCTGGTGGCCCCGGGGCTGGTGATCGCCTGGCTGCTGTCGCTGCGGATGCTGCGCTGCTACGACGACCGGGTCCTCGGCTACGGCGCGGACGAGTACCGGCGGGTCACCTCGGCGAGCCTGCGGCTGGCCGCGACCATCGCCATCACCGGCTACATCGCCGACGTGGGCGTGTCCCGGGGCTTCCTCGCCATCACCCTGGCCGTGGGCACGCTCGGGTTGCTGGTGACCCGGTTCGCCGCCCGCAAGCGGCTGCACCTGGCCCGATGCAAGGGCGGTGGCTGGTCCCGCCGGGTGCTGGCGGTGGGGGACACCCCGCACGTCCTGGAGCTGGTGCACACCCTGCGCCGCGAGCCGTACGCCGGTTACCAGGTGGTCGGGGCGTGCATCCCGGACGCGCTGCTCGCCCCGGTGCCGCAGCGGTTGGGTGACGTGCCGGTGGTCGGCTCGTTCCGGGGCATCCCCGAGGCGGCCGAGGCGATCGGCGCGGACACCGTCGCGATCACCACCTCCAGCGAGCTGACCGCGACCCGGCTGCGCCGGCTCGGCTGGCAGCTGGAGGGGACCGGCATCGACCTGGTGCTGGCCCCCGCGCTGACCGACGTGGCCGGGCCGCGCATCCACACCCGTCCGGTCGCCGGGCTGCCGCTGATCCACGTGGAGGCCCCCGAGTTCCGGGGCGCCCGCAAACTGATCAAGGGGCTGGTCGACCGGTCGCTCTCCCTGCTGGCCCTGGCGCTGCTCGCCCCGGTGCTGGCGCTGATCGCCCTGGCGATCCGCCTCGACAACCCCGGTCCGGTGCTGTTCCGGCAGGTCCGCGTCGGTCAGGGCGGGCAGGAGTTCGGCGTGTTCAAGTTCCGCACCATGGTGGTCGACGCCGACGCGATGCTCGCCGAGCTGACCGCCCGCAACGAGAGCGACGGGCTGCTGTTCAAGATGCGCGACGACCCCCGGGTGACCCGGGTCGGCCGGCTGCTGCGCAAGTGGTCCCTGGACGAGCTGCCGCAGCTCGCCAACGTGCTGATCGGGCACATGAGCCTGGTCGGCCCGCGCCCGCCGCTCCCTTCCGAGGTGGCCCGCTACGACGGCGACGTCGCCCGCCGGCTGCTGGTCAAGCCGGGCATGACCGGTCTCTGGCAGGTCAGCGGACGCTCCGACCTGAGCTGGGAGGACGGCATCCGGCTGGACCTCTACTACGTGGAGAACTGGTCGCTGGCCGCCGACCTGACCATCCTGTGGAAGACCTTCGGCGCGGTGGTCCGCAGCCGGGGCGCGTACTGA
- a CDS encoding PP2C family protein-serine/threonine phosphatase, which yields MTTTRREGVADPVSGGGHASRPRPRPAADDTVPTDATLARELLDGLAEAVVTTDPRGLVTLVNAMAVELLPELTPGTVLPLATVPALAEAARSGAESFETEHRGRRLRGTRRALRGPGCAWYVRDVTEEHARTDALLAERARTAFLARAGSRLGLSLHREQTLRTAVTLAVPYLADVAVAVHRPPPPAPADADPAWVRFVDGDPAPVGGTGPAGLTGSVPGLAEALDGDRTDASPWLDAELSDLGPLLPAGFGRPGTVLVTPMIGAGGAAGALIMVRRTGRTGFDQRDIEVAREFAARAGAALATAELYGEQTHLARVLQASLLPPELPDIPGAVLAGGYRAAGDSLRIGGDFYDVSRTPDGGTFALGDVCGKGVGAAVLTGRVRQSLQTLRLVEQRPLELMALLNRALFDAPDAARRSQFTTLLLGTCTSRPDGGLTLRVAGGGHPSPLVVGPDGQVRTAVVGGMPVGALSNARFVEVRIDLAPGELLLAYTDGVTEARGGPGAIEMFGEHRLRQAVASGAGLPPRVMVDRLLQLVDEWLDGQGHDDIAMLAVAAAPSA from the coding sequence GTGACCACCACCCGACGGGAAGGGGTGGCCGATCCGGTCAGCGGAGGTGGGCACGCCTCACGCCCCCGCCCCCGACCCGCCGCGGACGACACCGTCCCGACCGATGCCACGCTCGCCCGTGAACTGCTCGACGGGCTGGCCGAGGCGGTCGTGACCACCGACCCCCGGGGCCTGGTCACCCTGGTCAACGCGATGGCCGTGGAACTGCTCCCGGAGCTCACCCCCGGCACCGTGCTGCCCCTGGCCACCGTGCCGGCGCTGGCCGAGGCAGCCCGCTCCGGGGCGGAGAGCTTCGAGACCGAGCACCGGGGACGCCGGCTGCGCGGCACCCGCCGGGCCCTGCGCGGGCCGGGCTGCGCCTGGTACGTCCGGGACGTCACCGAGGAACACGCCCGTACCGACGCGTTGCTGGCCGAACGCGCCCGGACCGCGTTCCTGGCCCGCGCCGGCAGCCGGCTCGGGCTCTCCCTGCACCGGGAGCAGACGCTCCGGACCGCGGTGACGCTCGCGGTGCCGTACCTCGCCGACGTCGCGGTGGCGGTCCACCGACCACCGCCGCCGGCTCCCGCCGACGCCGACCCCGCCTGGGTACGGTTCGTCGACGGTGACCCGGCTCCGGTCGGCGGCACAGGCCCGGCCGGGCTGACCGGCTCGGTGCCCGGCCTGGCCGAGGCGCTCGACGGCGACCGCACCGACGCCAGCCCGTGGCTCGACGCCGAACTCTCCGACCTCGGTCCGCTGCTGCCGGCCGGTTTCGGACGCCCCGGCACCGTCCTGGTCACCCCGATGATCGGGGCCGGCGGCGCGGCCGGCGCGTTGATCATGGTACGGCGGACCGGGCGGACCGGCTTCGACCAGCGGGACATCGAGGTGGCCCGGGAGTTCGCGGCCCGGGCCGGAGCCGCCCTCGCCACCGCCGAACTATACGGCGAACAGACCCACCTGGCCCGGGTGCTCCAGGCCAGCCTGCTCCCGCCGGAGCTGCCCGACATCCCCGGGGCGGTCCTGGCCGGCGGCTACCGGGCGGCCGGCGACAGCCTACGGATCGGCGGCGACTTCTACGACGTCTCCCGTACCCCCGACGGCGGCACGTTCGCCCTCGGTGACGTGTGCGGCAAGGGCGTCGGCGCGGCCGTGCTCACCGGCCGGGTACGCCAGTCGTTGCAGACCCTACGCCTGGTCGAGCAGCGTCCGCTGGAGCTGATGGCCCTGCTCAACCGGGCCCTGTTCGACGCGCCGGACGCCGCCCGCCGCAGCCAGTTCACCACCCTGCTGCTCGGCACCTGCACCAGCCGGCCCGACGGTGGCCTCACCCTGCGCGTCGCCGGTGGCGGCCACCCGTCGCCGCTGGTCGTCGGACCCGACGGACAGGTCCGGACCGCGGTGGTCGGCGGCATGCCGGTCGGCGCGCTCAGCAACGCCCGCTTCGTCGAGGTGCGGATCGACCTCGCCCCCGGTGAGCTGCTCCTCGCGTACACCGACGGGGTGACCGAGGCACGCGGCGGGCCGGGAGCGATCGAGATGTTCGGCGAGCACCGGTTGCGGCAGGCGGTCGCCTCGGGCGCAGGGCTGCCGCCCCGGGTGATGGTCGACCGGTTGCTGCAACTCGTCGACGAGTGGCTGGACGGGCAGGGACACGACGACATCGCCATGTTGGCCGTCGCGGCAGCGCCGTCCGCGTGA